A genomic window from Lotus japonicus ecotype B-129 chromosome 1, LjGifu_v1.2 includes:
- the LOC130733199 gene encoding uncharacterized protein LOC130733199 isoform X1 — protein sequence MLHHRRQCSYPHLRSCCSPFSSLEEGTPSMEHHYNPSLYLQVIREVMELSYKQYEVRWIANTIGSYQNEKFDQVLEWLNEVDKFLSEVNHETSDKTLHTNSFWCNNMLSRMRKVRAEHNPNLTFLRVSNVGSSSVNMAPLSLREELYCEITLLIKIHYGAKGTASYLSNQYTFIEEFQEQINEVEQFLAQIKLQLEQRIPVTNSDWYHHKVGEARRLIDKCETAFSLQSQNVGSSSMELLSLHEQLRCEKRSLISLKCADLMAANYISTDHDLKDKFSEELQEAINEVNTFLMAINQELEGKFLEKNFGWYCIKIEEARKLIAKNYPAFGFQSQDMGSSSIHMPTAESKAPVDDVGCTEEQYLTSSLQQIRLEEGISTLMMEQNSNPSLLFLQVMSEGGELVVKQTEERRIADILGIYQRRYQNEKFYELMEWIDEVDRFIGEISPEMSDKRFETDSDWCNNVIARIRKLRAKHGPDLIFPTSSPAMEPLSLREELCCEITSLIKIIFIQSLVSNDLHDLISEVNEFLAEIKKQLEEKIPETNSHWCFNKIVETRTLIAKLEPSFSLQSQDARSSSTELLSLHEELRWEIRSLISVKCSDLLVAQSSPNDDFLDKYKKKLQERINEVNEFLTEINLQLEEKFLDKNSDWYRKKIAETRTLIAKRYSSFPIQDVGYTKDQHQIFLSFRGEDTRFGFTRNLYNALRKEGFNVFMDDDGLQSGDPISEVLMRAIDTSKLSIIVFSKNFADSSWCLDEVDKILECKEKNDQLVWPIFYKVEPTDVRHQKNSYKDAMLKQETRFGADSKKVMKWKLSLSKVCNLKAFHYKENSGYENDFIKLIIKDAKNIRDRL from the exons ATGTTACACCATCGCCGTCAATGCTCATATCCACATCTCCGTTCTTGCTGTTCCCCCTTCTCTAGT TTAGAAGAAGGTACACCATCAATGGAGCACCATTACAACCCTTCGTTATATCTACAAGTCATTCGTGAAGTAATGGAGCTTTCTTACAAGCAATATGAAGTCCGTTGGATTGCTAATACAATAGGAAGTTatcaaaatgaaaaatttgatcAAGTTCTGGAGTGGTTAAATGAAGTGGATAAATTCTTATCTGAGGTCAATCATGAAACATCAGATAAAACTCTTCACACCAATTCCTTTTGGTGCAATAACATGCTATCAAGAATGAGGAAAGTGCGCGCCGAACATAATCCAAATTTAACTTTCCTAAGAGTAAGCAACGTGGGATCTTCCTCAGTAAATATGGCACCACTTTCTTTACGTGAAGAACTCTACTGTGAAATAACTTTGCTGATTAAGATACACTATGGTGCTAAGGGGACTGCTTCATATCTATCAAATCAGTATACATTCATTGAAGAATTTCAGGAGCAGATAAATGAAGTGGAACAATTCTTAGCACAGATTAAACTGCAACTAGAACAAAGAATTCCTGTGACGAATTCTGATTGGTACCATCACAAGGTAGGAGAAGCAAGGAGGTTGATTGACAAATGTGAAACAGCATTTTCTCTACAATCTCAAAATGTGGGATCTTCCTCGATGGAACTGCTTTCGTTACATGAACAACTCCGCTGCGAAAAGAGGTCGTTGATAAGCCTGAAATGTGCTGACTTGATGGCTGCTAATTACATATCAACTGACCATGACCTGAAAGATAAATTCAGTGAAGAACTTCAGGAGGCGATAAATGAAGTGAATACATTCTTAATGGCAATCAACCAAGAATTAGAAGGAAAATTTCTTGAGAAGAATTTCGGTTGGTACTGTATAAAGATAGAAGAAGCAAGGAAGTTAATTGCCAAAAATTATCCAGCATTTGGCTTCCAATCTCAAGATATGGGATCTTCCTCAATACATATGCCCACAGCGGAATCGAAAGCACCTGTAGACGATGTGGGATGTACAGAAGAGCAATACCTGACTTCGAGCCTGCAACAAATTCGA TTGGAAGAAGGTATATCAACATTGATGATGGAGCAGAATTCCAACCCTTCTTTGTTATTTCTACAAGTCATGAGTGAAGGGGGGGAGCTGGTTGTGAAGCAAACAGAAGAGCGTCGCATTGCTGACATATTAGGAATTTATCAAAGGAGGTATCAAAATGAAAAGTTCTATGAACTTATGGAGTGGATAGATGAAGTGGATAGATTCATTGGTGAGATCTCACCGGAAATGTCAGATAAAAGATTTGAGACAGATTCTGATTGGTGCAATAATGTAATAGCAAGAATAAGGAAGTTGCGAGCCAAACATGGACCAGATTTAATATTCCCAACTTCCTCGCCCGCAATGGAACCACTTTCCTTACGTGAAGAACTCTGCTGTGAAATAACGTCGctgattaaaataatttttattcagTCACTTGTTTCTAATGATCTTCATGACTTGATATCTGAAGTGAATGAATTCTTAGCAGAGATCAAAAAACAGTTGGAAGAAAAAATTCCTGAGACAAATTCTCATTGGTGCTTCAACAAGATTGTAGAAACAAGGACCTTAATTGCCAAACTGGAACCATCATTTTCTCTTCAATCTCAAGATGCGAGATCCTCCTCAACAGAACTACTTTCATTACATGAAGAACTCCGCTGGGAAATAAGGTCGCTAATTAGCGTGAAATGCTCTGATTTGTTAGTTGCTCAAAGTAGTCCAAATGATGATTTTCTAGATAAATACAAGAAAAAACTTCAGGAGCGGATAAATGAAGTGAATGAATTCTTAACAGAGATCAATCTGCAATTAGAAGAAAAATTTCTTGACAAGAATTCTGATTGGTACCGTAAGAAGATAGCAGAAACAAGGACGTTAATTGCCAAACGTTATTCATCATTTCCCATCCAAGACGTGGGATATACAAAGGACCAACACCAGATTTTTCTCAGCTTTAGAGGAGAAGATACTAGATTCGGCTTTACGCGTAATCTCTATAATGCTCTGCGTAAAGAGGGATTCAATGTCTTTATGGATGATGACGGATTGCAAAGTGGGGACCCGATTTCAGAAGTTCTCATGAGAGCAATTGATACCTCAAAGCTTTCAATTATTGTTTTCTCCAAAAATTTTGCAGACTCTAGCTGGTGTCTCGATGAAGTTGATAAAATACTTGAGTGCAAGGAaaagaatgatcaactagtttGGCCAATTTTTTATAAAGTAGAGCCCACAGACGTGAGGCATCAAAAGAATAGTTACAAAGATGCCATGCTCAAACAGGAAACAAGGTTTGGAGCAGATTCTAAGAAGGTGATGAAATGGAAGTTGTCTTTGTCTAAAGTTTGCAACTTGAAAGCTTTCCATTACAAGGAAAATAGTGG GTACGAGAATGATTTTATCAAGCTTATCATAAAAGATGCCAAGAATATTAGAGATCGCTTATAA
- the LOC130733199 gene encoding uncharacterized protein LOC130733199 isoform X2, which produces MEHHYNPSLYLQVIREVMELSYKQYEVRWIANTIGSYQNEKFDQVLEWLNEVDKFLSEVNHETSDKTLHTNSFWCNNMLSRMRKVRAEHNPNLTFLRVSNVGSSSVNMAPLSLREELYCEITLLIKIHYGAKGTASYLSNQYTFIEEFQEQINEVEQFLAQIKLQLEQRIPVTNSDWYHHKVGEARRLIDKCETAFSLQSQNVGSSSMELLSLHEQLRCEKRSLISLKCADLMAANYISTDHDLKDKFSEELQEAINEVNTFLMAINQELEGKFLEKNFGWYCIKIEEARKLIAKNYPAFGFQSQDMGSSSIHMPTAESKAPVDDVGCTEEQYLTSSLQQIRLEEGISTLMMEQNSNPSLLFLQVMSEGGELVVKQTEERRIADILGIYQRRYQNEKFYELMEWIDEVDRFIGEISPEMSDKRFETDSDWCNNVIARIRKLRAKHGPDLIFPTSSPAMEPLSLREELCCEITSLIKIIFIQSLVSNDLHDLISEVNEFLAEIKKQLEEKIPETNSHWCFNKIVETRTLIAKLEPSFSLQSQDARSSSTELLSLHEELRWEIRSLISVKCSDLLVAQSSPNDDFLDKYKKKLQERINEVNEFLTEINLQLEEKFLDKNSDWYRKKIAETRTLIAKRYSSFPIQDVGYTKDQHQIFLSFRGEDTRFGFTRNLYNALRKEGFNVFMDDDGLQSGDPISEVLMRAIDTSKLSIIVFSKNFADSSWCLDEVDKILECKEKNDQLVWPIFYKVEPTDVRHQKNSYKDAMLKQETRFGADSKKVMKWKLSLSKVCNLKAFHYKENSGYENDFIKLIIKDAKNIRDRL; this is translated from the exons ATGGAGCACCATTACAACCCTTCGTTATATCTACAAGTCATTCGTGAAGTAATGGAGCTTTCTTACAAGCAATATGAAGTCCGTTGGATTGCTAATACAATAGGAAGTTatcaaaatgaaaaatttgatcAAGTTCTGGAGTGGTTAAATGAAGTGGATAAATTCTTATCTGAGGTCAATCATGAAACATCAGATAAAACTCTTCACACCAATTCCTTTTGGTGCAATAACATGCTATCAAGAATGAGGAAAGTGCGCGCCGAACATAATCCAAATTTAACTTTCCTAAGAGTAAGCAACGTGGGATCTTCCTCAGTAAATATGGCACCACTTTCTTTACGTGAAGAACTCTACTGTGAAATAACTTTGCTGATTAAGATACACTATGGTGCTAAGGGGACTGCTTCATATCTATCAAATCAGTATACATTCATTGAAGAATTTCAGGAGCAGATAAATGAAGTGGAACAATTCTTAGCACAGATTAAACTGCAACTAGAACAAAGAATTCCTGTGACGAATTCTGATTGGTACCATCACAAGGTAGGAGAAGCAAGGAGGTTGATTGACAAATGTGAAACAGCATTTTCTCTACAATCTCAAAATGTGGGATCTTCCTCGATGGAACTGCTTTCGTTACATGAACAACTCCGCTGCGAAAAGAGGTCGTTGATAAGCCTGAAATGTGCTGACTTGATGGCTGCTAATTACATATCAACTGACCATGACCTGAAAGATAAATTCAGTGAAGAACTTCAGGAGGCGATAAATGAAGTGAATACATTCTTAATGGCAATCAACCAAGAATTAGAAGGAAAATTTCTTGAGAAGAATTTCGGTTGGTACTGTATAAAGATAGAAGAAGCAAGGAAGTTAATTGCCAAAAATTATCCAGCATTTGGCTTCCAATCTCAAGATATGGGATCTTCCTCAATACATATGCCCACAGCGGAATCGAAAGCACCTGTAGACGATGTGGGATGTACAGAAGAGCAATACCTGACTTCGAGCCTGCAACAAATTCGA TTGGAAGAAGGTATATCAACATTGATGATGGAGCAGAATTCCAACCCTTCTTTGTTATTTCTACAAGTCATGAGTGAAGGGGGGGAGCTGGTTGTGAAGCAAACAGAAGAGCGTCGCATTGCTGACATATTAGGAATTTATCAAAGGAGGTATCAAAATGAAAAGTTCTATGAACTTATGGAGTGGATAGATGAAGTGGATAGATTCATTGGTGAGATCTCACCGGAAATGTCAGATAAAAGATTTGAGACAGATTCTGATTGGTGCAATAATGTAATAGCAAGAATAAGGAAGTTGCGAGCCAAACATGGACCAGATTTAATATTCCCAACTTCCTCGCCCGCAATGGAACCACTTTCCTTACGTGAAGAACTCTGCTGTGAAATAACGTCGctgattaaaataatttttattcagTCACTTGTTTCTAATGATCTTCATGACTTGATATCTGAAGTGAATGAATTCTTAGCAGAGATCAAAAAACAGTTGGAAGAAAAAATTCCTGAGACAAATTCTCATTGGTGCTTCAACAAGATTGTAGAAACAAGGACCTTAATTGCCAAACTGGAACCATCATTTTCTCTTCAATCTCAAGATGCGAGATCCTCCTCAACAGAACTACTTTCATTACATGAAGAACTCCGCTGGGAAATAAGGTCGCTAATTAGCGTGAAATGCTCTGATTTGTTAGTTGCTCAAAGTAGTCCAAATGATGATTTTCTAGATAAATACAAGAAAAAACTTCAGGAGCGGATAAATGAAGTGAATGAATTCTTAACAGAGATCAATCTGCAATTAGAAGAAAAATTTCTTGACAAGAATTCTGATTGGTACCGTAAGAAGATAGCAGAAACAAGGACGTTAATTGCCAAACGTTATTCATCATTTCCCATCCAAGACGTGGGATATACAAAGGACCAACACCAGATTTTTCTCAGCTTTAGAGGAGAAGATACTAGATTCGGCTTTACGCGTAATCTCTATAATGCTCTGCGTAAAGAGGGATTCAATGTCTTTATGGATGATGACGGATTGCAAAGTGGGGACCCGATTTCAGAAGTTCTCATGAGAGCAATTGATACCTCAAAGCTTTCAATTATTGTTTTCTCCAAAAATTTTGCAGACTCTAGCTGGTGTCTCGATGAAGTTGATAAAATACTTGAGTGCAAGGAaaagaatgatcaactagtttGGCCAATTTTTTATAAAGTAGAGCCCACAGACGTGAGGCATCAAAAGAATAGTTACAAAGATGCCATGCTCAAACAGGAAACAAGGTTTGGAGCAGATTCTAAGAAGGTGATGAAATGGAAGTTGTCTTTGTCTAAAGTTTGCAACTTGAAAGCTTTCCATTACAAGGAAAATAGTGG GTACGAGAATGATTTTATCAAGCTTATCATAAAAGATGCCAAGAATATTAGAGATCGCTTATAA